The sequence ACAGCCCGATCAGCGACACGTTCTTCTCCTGGACCTGGATCCCGGACGAGCCCACGCCTGAGGAAGGGATCAGCTTCGTCCCCACGAACATCGGGTCGAAGTCGCGCACGTTCCCCATCCTCGGGCGCTTCCAACTGACGCAGGGCTTTGGCTGCGTCCCGTTCAATCCCGGCTACCGGGGTGCGTCCATCTGCCCGGCCGACCGGCCGAGCTTCCACAACGGTATCGACCTGGCCGCGCCCGCCGGCACGCCGATCCTCGCCGCGGCGGGGGGAACGGTCATCGCGGTCGGGTACGACGGCGACGGGCCCGAGGCCAACTCCACGATCATCATCGAGCACGACGGCGACAACGAGGGCTATCTCACCGAGTACCTCCACTGGGACCGGGCTTTCGTCGAGCCGGGGGACCGGGTCGCCGCCGGGCAGATGATCGCCCAGGTCGGCTCGGTCGGCTACTCAACCGGCCCGCACCTACACTTCGTCGTCAAGGACCGTGACGGCAACGCGATCGACCCGCTGGGTTGGCTGGCGGGCGCGGTGGTCATCGCGGTCGGCAACGGGAACGGCCAGGCGACGGCGCCCGCAGGCGTGTTGCAGTGGGTGGTGCTGATGCAGGCCGCCGCCGAGCGCTACGGCGTGCCGCTGGCGTTCATCGCCGCGATCATCACCGTCGAGTCGGGCGGCAACCCCGACGCCGTCTCGGCAGCAGGCGCCCAGGGCTTGATGCAGATCATGCCCGAGAACCTGCTGCGCCTCGGGGTGAGCCAGGACCGCTGGCGCGACCCGGAAACGAACATCGACGCCGGGACCCGATTCATCGCCGAGAAGCTGGCGCGCGGGATGTCCCTGGATGAGGTCGCGGCCAGCTACTTCGGGTACGGCTGCGACATCTACGGCACCTGCACCGAGCACTACGTCGCCAAGGTGATGGCCTGGTACGCGTACTACACGGCCTTCTTCGCGGGCGAAGACGCGACGCTGCCGCTCCTGATGGCGACGCCGAGTCCTCCGCCGGCGAACCCTCCGGTCGAAACGCCGGAGCCGGCTCCAGCGCCACCTGAGCCCGCCCCCGCGCCTGCTCCGGAGCCAGCGCCCGAGCCGACGCCGGAACCGACGCCGCCCACGGAGCCCACCGCGACGCCCACGCCGGAAGCGTCCCCAACCCCGGAGCCGACACCGCCGCCGGTGTCGATACCGGAGCCGGAACCTACCGCGCCCCCCACCCCGGAGGCCACGCCGTCACCGGAGGCGCCCCCATCGCCCACTGCCGCTCCCACGCCGACCGAGACGCCGGCCCCAACCGGCACACCCGAGGCGACGCCTTCCGCGACTCCGGAGCCGACCGAAACACCCGTCCCGGAGGCCACACCGACACCAGAGGCCTCGCCAACACCGGAGGCAACCCCGTTGGCCGCGCCGAGCCCAGCACGCACGGTCGTGCCCCTGCCCGAACCGACGTGGAATCCGGAATCCACGGAAGTGCCAACACCGGCACCGGTACCGACCCCGTCACCCCACCCCACGTCGACGGCGATGCCCAGCCCGACCGTGATCCCGACCTCCACTGCAGCGCCCACGCCCACCACAGCGCCGTCCCCAACGGCGACGCCGTCCGCCATCCCGACCCCGTGACAACCTCCACCCGGCACCCGCCCATCGAGGAGTACCGAATGCGAGTGCTCGCTTGAGTTCGTGTCATCATGCATGTGCTCGCTCGTGTTTGTGTCATCCTGAGCGAAGCGAAGGATCTCGTGCTGGGACGGCCGCACGCGCCGGAGATCCTTCGCTCCGGCCAGGACGACATGCAAGAGTGCTTACCGGCTCGAAAATGTGACCCGCCCGCAATGCTCGGTCGGAGCTGGCAGGGCTCAACGCGCCCCGCGCGATGGTGGTGCCGGCAGCGCACCGCCGGGCATGCCCGCCTCTCCTTGACATTTAGCGTGTGGCCTTATAATGTGATGACGTTCACGGATTCGAACGCAGGGATAGGGGGATGGAGCGCGTCGCGATCGCGGAGGGGAAACTGGCGCTGGGCCGGCCACAGGCGCGGATCTGCCAG is a genomic window of Sphaerobacter thermophilus DSM 20745 containing:
- a CDS encoding peptidoglycan DD-metalloendopeptidase family protein, with amino-acid sequence MDRRSKGTTRHRHGRSILFGAVVLLLLLTSSSLTAHATTAGGPKPQVPDRDPNSVVPAPFNTDMTWSEEGGWHWVTLAFVGQNTTVGRVISPAYFVATRVRTLGPNEACAECIPINDKEEGPPRIFNGPDDPVIGQAYKLLDNGTRARRPDGTWASGAWYLNYSPISDTFFSWTWIPDEPTPEEGISFVPTNIGSKSRTFPILGRFQLTQGFGCVPFNPGYRGASICPADRPSFHNGIDLAAPAGTPILAAAGGTVIAVGYDGDGPEANSTIIIEHDGDNEGYLTEYLHWDRAFVEPGDRVAAGQMIAQVGSVGYSTGPHLHFVVKDRDGNAIDPLGWLAGAVVIAVGNGNGQATAPAGVLQWVVLMQAAAERYGVPLAFIAAIITVESGGNPDAVSAAGAQGLMQIMPENLLRLGVSQDRWRDPETNIDAGTRFIAEKLARGMSLDEVAASYFGYGCDIYGTCTEHYVAKVMAWYAYYTAFFAGEDATLPLLMATPSPPPANPPVETPEPAPAPPEPAPAPAPEPAPEPTPEPTPPTEPTATPTPEASPTPEPTPPPVSIPEPEPTAPPTPEATPSPEAPPSPTAAPTPTETPAPTGTPEATPSATPEPTETPVPEATPTPEASPTPEATPLAAPSPARTVVPLPEPTWNPESTEVPTPAPVPTPSPHPTSTAMPSPTVIPTSTAAPTPTTAPSPTATPSAIPTP